A portion of the Acidimicrobiales bacterium genome contains these proteins:
- a CDS encoding amidohydrolase family protein: MIDAHLHVVDGATAGPDRTGHPDGAWWEAIDAMPATVAARLERADVRGGVLVQAVGAHGFDNTFAIESAAALGPAWRSVAAVGADDPDPVHSVERAATAGAAGVRMFSVPLPEVSWLDADRGREVATACREQGLTPTICCLEQELAAAAELVTEFADMEFAIDHAGFVSVGGDEGDLALLVRRPNVVLKLSSGVFDHSALDPGATVRRLLDLVGTERLAWGSDHPQVRDRDYDTLAALGRASVDGLPDATRAAVLEGTTARLWF, translated from the coding sequence ATGATCGACGCTCATCTCCATGTGGTGGACGGCGCCACCGCGGGCCCCGATCGAACCGGCCACCCCGACGGGGCATGGTGGGAAGCGATCGATGCGATGCCCGCAACGGTGGCCGCGCGCCTCGAGCGGGCCGACGTCCGCGGCGGCGTGCTGGTGCAGGCGGTCGGCGCCCACGGGTTCGACAACACCTTCGCCATCGAGAGTGCGGCTGCGCTCGGTCCCGCCTGGCGATCGGTCGCCGCGGTCGGTGCCGATGACCCCGACCCGGTGCACAGCGTCGAACGAGCAGCAACCGCCGGTGCCGCCGGGGTGCGGATGTTCTCGGTCCCGTTGCCCGAGGTCAGCTGGCTCGACGCCGATCGTGGCCGCGAGGTGGCCACGGCGTGCAGAGAACAAGGCCTCACCCCCACGATCTGCTGTCTCGAACAGGAGTTGGCGGCGGCCGCCGAACTCGTCACGGAGTTCGCCGACATGGAATTCGCGATCGATCACGCCGGGTTCGTGTCGGTGGGTGGCGATGAGGGCGACCTCGCGCTGCTGGTGCGTCGACCCAACGTCGTGCTCAAGCTCAGCAGCGGCGTCTTCGATCACAGCGCGCTCGACCCGGGGGCCACGGTCCGACGTTTGTTGGACCTGGTCGGCACCGAGCGGCTCGCCTGGGGATCCGACCATCCCCAGGTGCGCGACCGCGACTACGACACACTCGCCGCGCTCGGCCGCGCATCGGTCGACGGACTCCCGGACGCGACACGGGCGGCCGTCCTCGAAGGAACGACCGCCCGTCTCTGGTTCTGA
- a CDS encoding MFS transporter → MEPGDRSGHRRSYHPCRVGTQGSVLTGAADEVRTGPTGLAARFIRSEKGRGFIAFRHRAYRLIFTGFLIQQIGFWMSHVTLQGLVEDRAADGDNLAITWLFVALFTPQLVIGPFAGVLADRLERRRIVVACYSAAALTASLLAVLTYLSDAPPLVAIYLLALALGSSFSFIGPSAGALVVNSVSPDEVTSAISMQAAVQNMTRVAGPILAAGIIASQRFHLAFAAFAVATAIAAVMMSRVQVAPQRIVADSLGVFARMAVGFRHARDRRPALLAIATVAVGSIFGVAHTALIPSFTSEVLGEDAGRFGVIVAATGIGAIVGALTVGYSKREPSMARGALALVLYGVCLAGFALSGSLVIAVIWQVVLGFFYFGTMTTLQTLVQQVVADEMRGRVMSLFGIAWGGLVWVGTLVLGLAADQRGLDLGERTTLLLSAGVLMAYGAVVAVVSRTMPTGSSYPD, encoded by the coding sequence TTGGAGCCTGGTGACCGATCTGGTCATCGTCGCTCGTACCATCCCTGTCGTGTTGGGACGCAAGGGTCAGTACTGACCGGCGCGGCCGACGAGGTCCGCACCGGGCCCACCGGCCTCGCCGCACGCTTCATCCGGTCCGAGAAGGGTCGGGGCTTCATCGCGTTCCGACATCGGGCCTATCGGCTGATCTTCACCGGCTTCCTGATACAGCAGATCGGCTTCTGGATGAGCCACGTGACGCTGCAGGGCCTCGTGGAGGACCGTGCCGCCGACGGCGACAACCTCGCCATCACATGGCTCTTCGTCGCCCTCTTCACCCCCCAGCTGGTCATCGGGCCGTTCGCCGGGGTGTTGGCCGACCGACTGGAGCGACGCCGGATCGTGGTCGCCTGCTACAGCGCGGCCGCGCTCACCGCCTCGTTGCTCGCGGTTCTCACCTATCTGAGTGACGCCCCGCCGCTCGTCGCCATCTATCTCCTGGCCCTCGCCCTGGGGAGCAGCTTCTCGTTCATCGGCCCGTCGGCCGGTGCGCTCGTGGTGAACAGCGTGTCGCCCGACGAGGTGACGAGCGCGATCTCGATGCAGGCTGCGGTCCAGAACATGACCCGGGTCGCAGGACCGATCCTGGCCGCCGGCATCATCGCCTCGCAGCGATTCCACCTGGCCTTCGCCGCGTTCGCCGTTGCGACCGCCATCGCCGCGGTGATGATGTCGAGGGTGCAGGTCGCACCACAGAGGATCGTCGCCGACTCACTCGGCGTCTTCGCACGAATGGCGGTCGGATTCCGCCATGCGCGCGACCGCAGGCCGGCCCTGCTCGCCATCGCCACGGTTGCGGTGGGGTCGATCTTCGGCGTCGCCCACACGGCCCTCATCCCTTCGTTCACCAGCGAGGTGCTCGGCGAGGACGCCGGCCGCTTCGGCGTGATCGTGGCCGCCACCGGCATCGGGGCCATCGTCGGCGCCCTCACGGTCGGCTACAGCAAGCGGGAGCCGAGCATGGCCCGCGGTGCACTGGCGCTCGTGCTCTACGGCGTCTGTCTCGCCGGTTTCGCGCTGTCCGGCTCGCTCGTGATCGCCGTGATCTGGCAGGTCGTGCTCGGCTTCTTCTACTTCGGCACGATGACCACACTCCAGACACTGGTGCAGCAGGTGGTGGCCGACGAGATGCGGGGCCGGGTCATGTCCCTCTTCGGCATCGCCTGGGGCGGCCTGGTGTGGGTCGGCACGCTCGTTCTCGGCCTTGCCGCCGACCAGCGTGGTCTCGACCTGGGCGAACGCACCACCCTGCTGCTCTCTGCGGGGGTGCTCATGGCCTACGGCGCCGTTGTCGCAGTCGTCAGTCGCACCATGCCCACCGGATCCAGTTACCCCGACTGA
- a CDS encoding DJ-1/PfpI family protein: MTTYGLLVFDDAEELDFVGPWEVFTASSMLKTFDGRPADTVVLIAEALEPVRCNKGMRVLPDHTLTDHPALDVVLVPGGQGTRTEKDNPGLMAWLAGVAETATWVTSVCTGSLLLHEAGPGRGRRLATHWGFEDALEARGDCAVVRDQRWVVDDTGAGGTVVTSQGVSAGIDMALWLVGQIETPAHARATQHYIQYDPAPPYAEVAIL, encoded by the coding sequence ATGACCACCTACGGACTGCTCGTCTTCGACGACGCCGAAGAGCTCGACTTCGTCGGACCCTGGGAGGTGTTCACCGCCTCGTCGATGCTCAAGACCTTCGACGGCCGCCCGGCCGACACGGTCGTTCTCATCGCCGAAGCGCTCGAACCCGTCCGGTGCAACAAGGGGATGCGGGTGCTGCCCGACCACACCCTCACCGATCATCCGGCGCTCGACGTCGTGCTGGTTCCCGGCGGTCAGGGCACCCGCACGGAGAAGGACAACCCCGGGCTCATGGCCTGGCTCGCGGGTGTCGCCGAGACGGCCACCTGGGTCACCAGTGTCTGCACCGGGTCGTTGCTCCTGCACGAGGCAGGCCCGGGACGGGGTCGTCGCCTGGCCACTCACTGGGGCTTCGAGGACGCACTCGAGGCGAGAGGCGACTGTGCGGTCGTACGCGACCAACGCTGGGTGGTGGACGACACGGGTGCAGGAGGAACGGTCGTCACCAGCCAGGGTGTGTCGGCCGGCATCGACATGGCGTTGTGGCTCGTGGGACAGATCGAGACGCCCGCGCACGCACGGGCGACGCAGCACTACATCCAGTACGACCCCGCGCCGCCGTACGCCGAGGTCGCAATCCTCTGA
- a CDS encoding cytochrome P450 — MAAAQPIAPTDPRPLDILDGDFYVDDPYSRYAWLRENSPVHWDDINEMWVITRYDDIVEIEKNKRVFINSDKEKGGYRPNIPADESIIGTDDPLHMARRNLVSRRFTPRAVRRWEDHVLDTVDQLLDAALAKGRAEIVGELAAPLPAQMIGLLLGFPTEMWPKLQHWSETTIALGGGPRYHDEEGITSAMDFAVAAGGLYEEKKGCPADDVMSHWISIEEERNGEVGGAPFGLNEIISDCLLLLDGGAETTRTVIARTLLALADHPDEWAKLQAGADMEVAVEEFIRWVTPIHNFCRVATEDYEMHGRTIAKGQQVLLAYGGANRDPAHFDDPETFDVTRSDNHHIAFGFGTHFCMGASLARLEIQTFFERLVARVEKLERLTDEPHVEMPNAFVFGLKEAHMAFTPKSSASKGT, encoded by the coding sequence ATGGCTGCCGCGCAACCCATCGCCCCGACCGACCCTCGTCCCCTCGACATTCTCGACGGCGACTTCTATGTCGACGACCCGTACTCCCGCTACGCATGGCTCCGCGAGAATTCGCCCGTGCACTGGGATGACATCAACGAGATGTGGGTCATCACCCGCTACGACGACATCGTCGAGATCGAGAAGAACAAGCGGGTGTTCATCAACTCCGACAAGGAGAAGGGCGGGTACCGCCCGAACATCCCCGCCGACGAGTCGATCATCGGCACCGACGATCCGCTGCACATGGCCCGTCGCAATCTCGTTTCCCGCCGCTTCACCCCGCGAGCCGTTCGGCGCTGGGAGGACCACGTGCTCGACACCGTCGACCAACTGCTCGATGCTGCGCTCGCCAAGGGGCGAGCCGAGATCGTCGGTGAACTCGCGGCACCACTGCCGGCCCAGATGATCGGCCTGCTCCTGGGTTTCCCCACCGAGATGTGGCCCAAGCTCCAGCACTGGTCGGAGACCACCATCGCGCTGGGCGGCGGACCCCGCTATCACGACGAGGAAGGCATCACCTCGGCCATGGACTTCGCCGTGGCCGCCGGCGGGCTCTACGAGGAGAAGAAGGGCTGCCCGGCCGACGACGTCATGTCCCACTGGATCAGCATCGAGGAGGAGCGCAACGGCGAGGTCGGCGGTGCGCCCTTCGGCCTCAACGAGATCATCTCCGACTGCCTCCTCCTGCTCGATGGTGGGGCCGAGACCACCCGCACCGTGATCGCTCGCACCCTGCTGGCGCTCGCCGACCACCCCGACGAGTGGGCCAAGCTCCAGGCCGGCGCCGACATGGAGGTGGCCGTCGAAGAGTTCATCCGCTGGGTCACCCCGATCCACAACTTCTGTCGTGTGGCCACCGAGGACTACGAGATGCACGGCCGGACCATCGCCAAGGGCCAGCAGGTGTTGCTGGCCTACGGCGGCGCCAACCGCGACCCCGCCCACTTCGACGACCCGGAGACGTTCGACGTGACCCGGTCCGACAACCACCACATCGCGTTCGGCTTCGGCACCCACTTCTGCATGGGTGCGTCGCTCGCCCGGCTCGAGATCCAGACCTTCTTCGAGCGCCTCGTCGCCCGCGTCGAGAAGCTCGAACGACTCACCGACGAACCCCACGTCGAGATGCCGAATGCGTTCGTGTTCGGCCTCAAGGAGGCGCACATGGCCTTCACCCCCAAGTCCTCGGCAAGCAAAGGAACCTGA
- a CDS encoding SDR family oxidoreductase: protein MSGLFSYDGKKVVLTGGTTGVGAAAVELLVEGGCTDLTVLDIKEPTGPATRFIPTDMSDPASIDEAVSSIGQGVDVLFNNAGVAGVHPTDFVIRVNCLGVRRLTEGLLPGMTRGGAIVNTASIAGQGWPDNLAKILEFIGIDDWDTALQWVADNDELASADVYAFSKQIAQVWTMYSSVRSHRDFGVRTNSVCPGPIDTPLMDDFIKHMTEQVIQWTVDQTGGTMLTADDIARTLVMMGTDASIAMNGHNTVADNGFTAAMTTGQIDFSGLG, encoded by the coding sequence ATGTCCGGTCTGTTCAGCTACGACGGCAAGAAGGTCGTCCTCACCGGTGGCACCACCGGCGTCGGCGCCGCCGCGGTCGAGCTCCTCGTCGAGGGCGGTTGCACCGACCTGACGGTGCTCGACATCAAGGAGCCCACCGGCCCGGCCACCCGGTTCATCCCGACCGACATGTCGGATCCCGCATCGATCGACGAGGCCGTGTCATCCATCGGCCAAGGGGTCGACGTGCTGTTCAACAACGCGGGCGTGGCCGGTGTTCACCCCACCGACTTCGTGATCCGCGTCAACTGTCTCGGCGTACGACGGCTGACCGAGGGACTGCTCCCGGGCATGACCCGCGGTGGGGCGATCGTGAACACCGCCTCCATCGCCGGCCAGGGGTGGCCCGACAATCTGGCCAAGATCCTGGAGTTCATCGGCATCGACGACTGGGACACGGCGCTGCAATGGGTGGCCGACAACGACGAGCTCGCGTCGGCCGACGTCTACGCGTTCTCCAAGCAGATCGCCCAGGTGTGGACCATGTACTCCTCGGTTCGCAGTCATCGAGACTTCGGCGTGCGCACGAACTCGGTGTGCCCCGGCCCGATCGACACGCCGTTGATGGACGACTTCATCAAGCACATGACCGAGCAGGTCATCCAGTGGACGGTCGATCAGACCGGCGGCACGATGCTCACCGCCGACGACATCGCCCGCACCCTCGTGATGATGGGCACCGACGCCTCGATCGCGATGAACGGCCACAACACCGTGGCCGACAACGGTTTCACCGCGGCGATGACCACCGGCCAGATCGACTTCTCCGGACTCGGCTGA
- a CDS encoding sugar transferase, with translation MTSTEIPPSTATPESPSVMLYPDSDSLPGGPTRRNPLNSTKITLVIADLLMVSVALVAGTWLNDVLNEGDPTGTAEYMGLVLASLPIWPMVFTQQLLYRARYLSRRIDETNRVVRSVAVGMLMTGGLSILMKVTVGRRWVLLTGALLLILLVTERLIARSLFDRARRNGQLLRPVVIAGRNAEGQFVREMLEGDSALGYVFHGFIEDLVEREPGESPLALLGDPAKVVSKVKEMGVNSVIIAATAIDVGSSNRLIRSLTEHGIHVELSSTLCDIAASRLTVRPVGRVPMMYVEPVRRTGWRPRTKRTFDVITACALLVVSAPLLLLSSLAVKLSTPGPAVFSQPRVGRDGELFDMHKLRTMVIDAEDQLASIEHLSTATGPLFKIENDPRITPVGKWLRKLSIDELPQLLNVIKGEMSLVGPRPALPREVEAWDKELHNRLRVQPGITGMWQVMGRSDGDHDSRYAQLDLYYVDNWSLVTDLVIVARTIPVVLGRKGQY, from the coding sequence ATGACTTCGACCGAGATACCCCCATCGACGGCGACACCCGAGTCGCCCTCCGTGATGCTCTACCCCGACAGCGACTCGCTGCCGGGGGGTCCCACGCGCCGAAATCCGCTCAACTCCACGAAGATCACCCTCGTCATCGCCGACCTGCTCATGGTCTCGGTGGCACTCGTGGCCGGCACCTGGCTCAACGACGTCCTGAACGAAGGCGACCCGACCGGCACGGCCGAGTACATGGGCCTCGTGCTCGCCTCGCTGCCGATCTGGCCCATGGTCTTCACCCAACAGCTGCTCTACCGCGCTCGTTACCTCAGCCGCCGTATCGACGAAACGAACCGGGTCGTGCGCAGCGTCGCCGTCGGCATGCTGATGACCGGCGGTCTCAGCATCCTCATGAAGGTCACCGTCGGACGCCGCTGGGTTCTGCTCACCGGGGCGCTCCTGCTCATCTTGCTGGTGACCGAGCGGCTCATCGCCCGATCGCTGTTCGACCGAGCCCGTCGCAACGGCCAACTGCTTCGTCCGGTCGTCATCGCCGGTCGCAATGCGGAGGGACAGTTCGTCCGCGAGATGCTCGAGGGCGACAGCGCCCTCGGCTACGTCTTTCACGGCTTCATCGAGGACCTTGTCGAGCGCGAGCCGGGCGAGTCCCCCCTGGCGCTCCTCGGCGATCCGGCGAAGGTCGTCAGCAAGGTGAAGGAGATGGGGGTCAACAGCGTCATCATCGCCGCCACCGCGATCGACGTGGGCAGCTCCAACCGTCTGATCCGTTCGCTGACCGAACACGGCATTCACGTGGAGCTCTCGTCCACACTGTGTGACATCGCGGCGAGCCGTCTCACCGTGCGGCCCGTCGGCCGGGTGCCCATGATGTACGTCGAACCCGTCCGCCGCACCGGCTGGCGCCCTCGCACGAAGCGGACCTTCGACGTCATCACCGCCTGCGCCCTGCTGGTCGTCTCGGCGCCGCTCCTGCTCCTCTCGAGCCTGGCCGTGAAGCTGAGCACCCCGGGACCTGCGGTGTTCTCCCAGCCGCGTGTCGGTCGCGACGGCGAGCTCTTCGACATGCACAAGCTCCGCACGATGGTGATCGATGCCGAGGACCAACTCGCCTCCATCGAACACCTGTCCACCGCGACCGGGCCGCTCTTCAAGATCGAGAACGACCCGCGGATCACCCCGGTCGGCAAGTGGCTGCGCAAACTCTCGATCGACGAACTCCCGCAGCTCCTCAACGTGATCAAGGGCGAGATGAGCCTGGTCGGACCCCGACCGGCTCTGCCGCGAGAGGTCGAGGCCTGGGACAAGGAACTCCACAACCGACTGCGCGTGCAGCCCGGCATCACCGGCATGTGGCAGGTCATGGGACGCAGCGACGGCGACCACGACTCCCGCTACGCCCAGCTCGACCTGTACTACGTCGACAATTGGAGCCTGGTGACCGATCTGGTCATCGTCGCTCGTACCATCCCTGTCGTGTTGGGACGCAAGGGTCAGTACTGA
- a CDS encoding DJ-1/PfpI family protein — protein sequence MVPQRVLFVIYPGLQPLDLVGPHEVFVGANEVLVRQGCPPAYLAEIVARTAGPVQGESGLAVCATGSWRDRAAETAADTLMVVGGTGVEAAIEDRELVDWIRRAAGRARRTASVCSGALLLAEAGLLDGRRATTHWYRERELRAHASVEVDIDPIHVVDGPIWTSAGVTAGIDMALAMVEVDHGVEVAQTVARHLVMFLRRPGGQSQFAPAVWAEPAESPPVRRAQQLVHAEPGAPHAVASLAARVGMSERNFSRTFTREIGTTPGRYVEQVRVDEARRLLEQAPTGVAAIARACGFGTAETMRRAFLRIVGVAPSEYRNRFAHDRSPGTSPGPEMEYHR from the coding sequence GTGGTCCCGCAGCGAGTGCTCTTCGTCATCTACCCCGGCCTTCAGCCGCTCGACCTCGTCGGCCCGCACGAGGTGTTCGTCGGCGCCAACGAGGTGCTGGTTCGGCAGGGGTGCCCGCCGGCGTACCTCGCCGAGATCGTGGCTCGCACGGCCGGGCCGGTGCAGGGCGAGAGCGGCCTCGCGGTGTGCGCCACCGGCTCGTGGCGTGACCGGGCCGCCGAAACGGCGGCCGACACGTTGATGGTCGTCGGTGGTACCGGGGTCGAGGCGGCCATCGAGGATCGAGAACTCGTCGACTGGATCCGGCGGGCGGCGGGCCGGGCGCGCCGAACCGCGTCGGTGTGCAGCGGCGCGCTGCTGCTCGCCGAGGCCGGGCTGCTCGACGGCCGCCGCGCCACCACGCACTGGTACCGGGAACGAGAGTTGCGGGCCCACGCCAGCGTGGAGGTCGACATCGATCCGATCCATGTCGTCGACGGCCCGATCTGGACGTCTGCCGGTGTCACGGCGGGGATCGACATGGCCCTCGCGATGGTAGAGGTCGACCATGGCGTCGAGGTCGCCCAGACCGTCGCTCGTCATCTCGTCATGTTCCTCCGTCGCCCCGGCGGCCAATCGCAGTTCGCACCGGCCGTCTGGGCCGAACCGGCCGAGTCGCCTCCTGTTCGCCGGGCCCAACAGCTCGTGCATGCCGAGCCCGGTGCCCCGCACGCCGTGGCTTCACTGGCAGCGAGGGTCGGCATGAGTGAACGCAACTTCTCCCGTACCTTCACCCGCGAGATCGGCACGACGCCGGGCCGCTATGTCGAGCAGGTGCGAGTCGACGAGGCCCGCCGCCTGCTCGAGCAGGCGCCCACCGGTGTCGCCGCGATCGCTCGGGCCTGCGGCTTCGGCACCGCCGAGACGATGCGCCGGGCGTTCCTGCGCATCGTCGGGGTCGCGCCGTCCGAGTACCGCAACCGATTCGCCCACGACCGGAGCCCGGGGACCAGCCCCGGGCCTGAAATGGAGTACCACCGATGA
- a CDS encoding DUF87 domain-containing protein codes for MDSSTIDVEPGHFFLGPDLPGDDGSESGGEPANVIYEAADLTTHGVIVGMTGSGKTGLGMVLIEEALLQGIPTLIIDPKGDMGNLLLTFPDLAPSDFRPWINEGEAQRDGVTPDELAASTATMWEEGLAGSGIGKDRIARLREIADFTIYTPGSEAGVGLNVIGDLSAPATSGDAAVSAETVREEIDGLVQGLLALVGVTSDPLSGREHVLLANLVQHSWTAGIDLDLATLLAQIQNPPMRKLGVIELDTFFPPDERTALAMKLNGLLASPSFAAWGQGVPLDIASMLTGDGGKPKAAIVSIAHLSDDERQFAVTLILSKLVTWMRSQPGSPDLRALVYMDEVFGFVPPTAEPPAKRPILTILKQARAFGVGMVLSTQNPVDLDYKAISNAGTWMIGRLQTERDKARLLEGMRAAGGEADIDAIGDTIGGLGKRTFLLHTARGGVPRTFGTRWAMSYLPGPLTRDQISILTADQRPAVAASAATTTADTAVPDAPTTATAAPALADDETSVAPEVADGVEVVYLDPAAPWADKVGARPGGRRLRPALAARVQLLFDDTKGDLRHEAEWEAVVGPLGTDVDGDDFIPVDYDDRDLRTERPDGTVYVLPEAKIHTKTFFTNATRVLKDHLYRNESLLLMRNDELKLFSRVGETEEEFAERCRRAGEDKADEEADELRATMAEKEDRVRETIAKAEDRVRELEADSGDRKRNEVLSGAMDVIGGLLGGRKSTSSILSGVRRATSSRRTSSNAAERVRSAKNRLEEHVDELEDLAAALTDALAESHDAWADASGRIDTFEVGLEKTDIAVEDLVLVWIPTEG; via the coding sequence ATGGACAGCAGCACCATCGATGTCGAACCGGGTCACTTCTTCCTCGGACCCGATCTCCCGGGCGATGATGGGAGCGAGTCGGGCGGCGAGCCCGCCAACGTCATCTACGAGGCCGCCGACCTCACCACCCACGGGGTGATCGTCGGCATGACCGGATCCGGCAAGACCGGCCTGGGCATGGTGCTCATCGAGGAAGCGCTGCTGCAGGGCATCCCGACGCTCATCATCGATCCCAAGGGTGACATGGGCAACCTCCTGCTCACCTTCCCCGACCTCGCGCCGAGCGACTTCCGACCCTGGATCAACGAGGGCGAGGCCCAGCGCGACGGTGTGACACCCGACGAGCTCGCGGCGTCGACCGCCACGATGTGGGAGGAGGGTCTGGCCGGTTCCGGCATCGGCAAGGATCGCATCGCTCGTCTCCGCGAGATCGCCGACTTCACGATCTACACACCGGGATCGGAAGCCGGGGTCGGACTGAACGTCATCGGCGACCTCTCGGCCCCCGCCACGAGCGGCGACGCCGCCGTGTCGGCGGAAACCGTGCGGGAGGAGATCGACGGACTCGTCCAAGGCCTCCTGGCACTCGTCGGGGTCACCTCCGACCCTCTCTCCGGTCGAGAACACGTGCTCCTCGCGAATCTCGTACAGCACTCGTGGACGGCGGGCATCGACCTCGATCTCGCCACACTGCTGGCGCAGATCCAGAACCCGCCCATGCGCAAGCTCGGCGTGATCGAACTCGACACGTTCTTCCCGCCCGACGAACGGACGGCGCTCGCCATGAAGCTCAACGGCCTGCTCGCCTCGCCGTCGTTCGCGGCGTGGGGACAGGGCGTGCCCCTCGACATCGCGTCGATGCTCACGGGCGACGGCGGCAAGCCGAAGGCCGCCATCGTCTCCATCGCGCACCTCTCCGACGACGAGCGACAGTTCGCGGTCACGCTGATCCTCTCCAAGCTGGTCACCTGGATGCGCTCGCAGCCCGGCAGCCCGGACCTGCGCGCCCTGGTCTACATGGACGAGGTGTTCGGGTTCGTCCCTCCCACCGCCGAACCACCGGCGAAGCGACCGATTCTCACGATCCTGAAGCAGGCTCGCGCCTTCGGTGTCGGCATGGTGCTGTCCACCCAGAACCCGGTCGACCTCGACTACAAGGCGATCAGCAACGCGGGCACCTGGATGATCGGTCGTCTCCAGACCGAGCGGGACAAGGCCCGTCTGCTCGAGGGCATGCGGGCCGCCGGTGGCGAGGCCGACATCGACGCGATCGGCGACACCATCGGTGGGCTCGGGAAGCGCACGTTCCTGCTGCACACCGCCCGCGGTGGCGTCCCTCGCACGTTCGGCACGCGTTGGGCGATGTCGTACCTCCCCGGGCCGCTCACTCGCGACCAGATCTCGATCCTGACCGCCGACCAGCGACCGGCCGTGGCGGCGTCGGCGGCGACCACGACCGCCGATACGGCAGTACCGGACGCGCCCACCACGGCAACAGCAGCGCCGGCACTCGCCGACGACGAGACCTCGGTGGCGCCCGAGGTCGCCGACGGCGTGGAGGTCGTCTACCTGGACCCCGCGGCCCCGTGGGCCGACAAGGTCGGTGCCCGACCCGGCGGGCGACGGCTCCGACCCGCACTCGCGGCGCGGGTCCAGCTGCTCTTCGACGACACGAAGGGCGATCTTCGTCACGAAGCCGAATGGGAGGCCGTGGTCGGACCACTCGGCACCGATGTCGACGGCGACGACTTCATCCCGGTCGACTACGACGACCGCGACCTCCGCACCGAGCGCCCGGACGGCACTGTCTATGTCCTCCCCGAGGCCAAGATCCACACCAAGACCTTCTTCACGAACGCCACCCGTGTCCTCAAGGACCACCTCTATCGCAACGAGTCGCTCCTGCTGATGCGCAACGACGAGCTGAAGCTCTTCTCCCGCGTGGGCGAGACGGAGGAGGAGTTCGCCGAGCGGTGCCGCCGCGCCGGCGAGGACAAGGCCGACGAAGAGGCCGACGAGCTTCGGGCCACCATGGCCGAGAAGGAGGACCGCGTCCGCGAGACGATAGCCAAAGCCGAGGATCGGGTGCGCGAGCTCGAAGCCGATTCCGGTGACCGGAAGCGCAACGAGGTGCTGAGCGGTGCGATGGACGTCATCGGTGGCCTCCTCGGCGGCCGAAAGTCGACCAGCAGCATTCTGAGCGGCGTCCGGCGGGCCACCTCCTCACGACGCACCTCGTCCAATGCGGCAGAACGGGTCCGAAGCGCCAAGAACCGCCTCGAGGAACACGTCGACGAACTCGAGGATCTCGCCGCGGCGCTGACCGACGCCCTGGCCGAGAGCCACGACGCGTGGGCGGACGCATCCGGCCGGATCGACACCTTCGAGGTGGGACTCGAGAAGACCGACATCGCGGTCGAGGATCTCGTTCTCGTGTGGATCCCCACCGAAGGGTGA